A part of Liolophura sinensis isolate JHLJ2023 chromosome 1, CUHK_Ljap_v2, whole genome shotgun sequence genomic DNA contains:
- the LOC135479241 gene encoding glutamate decarboxylase 1-like codes for MAGEWLTATANTNMFTYEVAPVFTLMEDIILSRMRAKVGWTGGDGILVPGGALANLYSVLAARYHKVPDVKFQGMKYLPQLVMFTSEQGHFSIKRSAAIMGIGTDNVIQIRCDGRGKMLVSDLESEVEAALARGCLPFYVNATCGTTVLGAYDPVHEIADVCQKHGLWLHVDGAWGGSVLMSNKHRHLLDGIERANSMTWNPHKLMGVPLQCSAILLKDKGILQACNSMQANYLFQQDKNYDMGYDTGDKAIQCGRHNDIFKLWLMWRSKGDRGFEDHVNKVFEHAEYLRRKIKGREGFEFVVEKGELTNVCFWYVPPSMRTLQPGVERDQQINTVAPKIKARMMESGATLVGYQPLGNLPNFFRMVISNPGVTEADLDFFVEEIERLGRDL; via the exons ATGGCAGGTGAATGGCTGACAGCCActgcaaacacaaacat GTTTACCTACGAGGTGGCGCCTGTGTTCACGTTGATGGAGGACATCATCCTGTCCCGGATGAGGGCCAAGGTTGGCTGGACGGGTGGAGACGGGATACTTGTGCCGG GTGGAGCACTGGCCAATCTGTACAGTGTGTTAGCAGCTCGATACCACAAAGTCCCTGATGTTAAATTCCAGGGGATGAAGTATTTACCCCAACTGGTGATGTTTACTTCAGAGCAG GGACATTTTTCCATCAAACGATCGGCTGCTATCATGGGTATAGGTACTGACAACGTCATTCAGATTCGCTGTGACGGAAG GGGTAAGATGCTGGTGTCTGATCTGGAAAGCGAGGTTGAGGCTGCCTTGGCTCGCGGTTGTCTCCCCTTTTATGTGAACGCCACGTGTGGTACTACCGTTCTTGGCGCCTATGACCCAGTGCACGAGATAGCGGATGTTTGCCAAAAACATGGACTCTGGCTGCACGTTGAT GGAGCTTGGGGTGGTTCTGTACTGATGTCCAACAAACACAGGCATCTGCTAGACGGCATTGAGAG AGCCAATTCAATGACATGGAACCCTCATAAGCTGATGGGCGTACCTCTTCAATGCTCGGCTATTTTGCTGAAAGACAAA GGAATTTTGCAGGCCTGTAATTCGATGCAGGCAAACTATCTGTTCCAACAAGATAAGAATTATGACATGGGCTATGATACTGGGGACAAGGCGATTCAGTGCGGTCGTCACAACGACATTTTCAAACTGTGGCTGATGTGGAGATCTAAG GGAGACCGGGGATTTGAAGACCATGTCAATAAAGTGTTTGAGCACGCAGA ATATCTCAGGAGGAAGATAAAAGGCAGGGAAGGTTTTGAATTTGTTGTTgaaaag GGGGAGCTGACCAATGTGTGTTTTTGGTATGTACCACCGAGTATGAGGACGTTGCAGCCAGGTGTCGAGAGGGACCAGCAAATAAACACG GTGGCTCCTAAAATCAAGGCTCGTATGATGGAATCCGGGGCGACGCTGGTGGGCTACCAGCCTCTTGGAAATCTTCCCAACTTTTTCCGGATGGTCATATCCAACCCAGGAGTGACAGAAGCTGACTTGGATTTTTTTGTTGAAGAAATCGAGCGTCTAGGTCGTGACTTATAA